A genomic window from Pocillopora verrucosa isolate sample1 chromosome 7, ASM3666991v2, whole genome shotgun sequence includes:
- the LOC131775781 gene encoding TNF receptor-associated factor 5 isoform X1: MAATDNEPKLGGYDYEFTSDVPEEFRCPKCCLPIKDPVQSVQCGHRFCSICVESLLRPPSPSCPVDGQPLSRDKIFQDTACGRKILNMFVKCPKSGCPWTGELRYVENHQAECAYIEVQCPNSECTEKLLKKDMGSHVESRCLWRIIRCEYCQELLIFNNKQKHFDHCSLFPVKCSNNCGLREIPRKKNEKPLQLSFISETISHLPILFLKLEVHIRDECPKTEVDCEYKHLGCAAVFLRPNAKSHSETQVEEHLNLAVSKLKVTQELVSHLNCQVQKMEQVMANFEETSQQMERLKTEDLEKSKQIERLIARDVEKTKQIEQLVGRDEEKCREMEQLMKKVQEQTQQIERLRMMARKCAPFVWKISNFQAVLNRANRGFHPQNILLSEKFYLSENGYKSRIKLVLYHKERFLSLYIRIVPGKFDSLLSWPFLEKVRLSLIDQNPCKDKRKDLSDVLDFEKRKERVTKPMEDDRFDFGINIPHEVLRTRSYIMNDMICIIVRKEN; this comes from the exons ATGGCGGCGACAGACAATGAACCAAAACTTGGCGGGTACGATTACGAGTTTACAAGCGATGTTCCAGAGGAATTTAGGTGTCCTAAGTGTTGTTTACCGATCAAGGATCCTGTACAGAGCGTTCAATGTGGACACAGATTTTGTAGCATCTGCGTGGAATCACTCCTTCG ACCGCCGTCGCCATCGTGTCCAGTAGACGGGCAACCATTGTCACGCGATAAG ATATTTCAAGATACTGCTTGTGGTCGAAAAATCCTGAACATGTTCGTGAAGTGTCCTAAAAGTGGATGTCCATGGACAGGCGAACTTCGATATGTAGAG AATCATCAAGCAGAATGCGCATACATAGAAGTGCAGTGTCCAAACTCAGAATGTACAGAAAAGCTCCTAAAGAAAGACATGGGCTCACACGTGGAATCCCGATGTTTGTGGAGAATAATACGTTGTGAATATTGTCAAGAGTTACTTATCTTCAACAACAAACAG AAACATTTTGATCATTGTTCCTTGTTTCCAGTCAAGTGCAGTAACAATTGCGGCTTAAGAGAAATTCCCCGAAAAAAG AACGAGAAGCCCTTACAGTTATCATTCATCAGTGAAACTATATCGCACTTACCAATCCTGTTTTTGAAG CTTGAGGTTCACATTCGTGATGAATGTCCCAAAACTGAAGTTGACTGCGAATACAAGCACTTAGGATGTGCGGCTGTG TTCCTAAGACCAAACGCCAAGTCTCACTCAGAAACCCAAGTTGAAGAACATTTGAACTTGGCTGTTAGCAAACTGAAAGTCACTCAGGAGCTCGTTAGCCATCTGAACTGTCAGGTACAGAAGATGGAGCAAGTGATGGCCAATTTTGAAGAAACGTCACAGCAGATGGAGCGACTGAAGACCGAAGATCTAGAGAAATCAAAGCAGATAGAGCGATTGATTGCCAGAGATGTTGAGAAGACAAAGCAGATTGAACAGCTAGTTGGCAGAGATGAGGAGAAGTGTAGGGAGATGGAGCAATTGATGAAAAAGGTTCAAGAACAAACACAGCAGATAGAAAGGCTCAGAATGATGGCAAGGAAGTGTGCTCCTTTTGTTTGGAAAATCTCCAACTTCCAAGCCGTGTTAAACAGAGCAAACAGAGGATTTCACCCCCAAAACATTTTACTAAgcgaaaaattttatttgtccGAGAATGGCTACAAATCGCGTATCAAACTAGTACTATATCACAAAGAACGTTTCTTGTCTCTTTATATCAGGATTGTTCCTGGAAAATTTGATTCGTTGTTATCCTGGCCATTTCTTGAAAAAGTGCGCCTTTCGCTGATCGATCAAAACCCATGCAAAGATAAAAGGAAGGATTTATCAGATGTTTTGGACTTTGAGAAGAGGAAAGAACGTGTTACCAAACCTATGGAAGACGACCGATTTGATTTTGGCATTAACATTCCTCATGAAGTTTTACGAACACGATCATATATCATGAACGATATGATTTGCATAattgttagaaaagaaaattga
- the LOC131775781 gene encoding TNF receptor-associated factor 6-A isoform X2: MAATDNEPKLGGYDYEFTSDVPEEFRCPKCCLPIKDPVQSVQCGHRFCSICVESLLRPPSPSCPVDGQPLSRDKIFQDTACGRKILNMFVKCPKSGCPWTGELRYVENHQAECAYIEVQCPNSECTEKLLKKDMGSHVESRCLWRIIRCEYCQELLIFNNKQKHFDHCSLFPVKCSNNCGLREIPRKKLEVHIRDECPKTEVDCEYKHLGCAAVFLRPNAKSHSETQVEEHLNLAVSKLKVTQELVSHLNCQVQKMEQVMANFEETSQQMERLKTEDLEKSKQIERLIARDVEKTKQIEQLVGRDEEKCREMEQLMKKVQEQTQQIERLRMMARKCAPFVWKISNFQAVLNRANRGFHPQNILLSEKFYLSENGYKSRIKLVLYHKERFLSLYIRIVPGKFDSLLSWPFLEKVRLSLIDQNPCKDKRKDLSDVLDFEKRKERVTKPMEDDRFDFGINIPHEVLRTRSYIMNDMICIIVRKEN; the protein is encoded by the exons ATGGCGGCGACAGACAATGAACCAAAACTTGGCGGGTACGATTACGAGTTTACAAGCGATGTTCCAGAGGAATTTAGGTGTCCTAAGTGTTGTTTACCGATCAAGGATCCTGTACAGAGCGTTCAATGTGGACACAGATTTTGTAGCATCTGCGTGGAATCACTCCTTCG ACCGCCGTCGCCATCGTGTCCAGTAGACGGGCAACCATTGTCACGCGATAAG ATATTTCAAGATACTGCTTGTGGTCGAAAAATCCTGAACATGTTCGTGAAGTGTCCTAAAAGTGGATGTCCATGGACAGGCGAACTTCGATATGTAGAG AATCATCAAGCAGAATGCGCATACATAGAAGTGCAGTGTCCAAACTCAGAATGTACAGAAAAGCTCCTAAAGAAAGACATGGGCTCACACGTGGAATCCCGATGTTTGTGGAGAATAATACGTTGTGAATATTGTCAAGAGTTACTTATCTTCAACAACAAACAG AAACATTTTGATCATTGTTCCTTGTTTCCAGTCAAGTGCAGTAACAATTGCGGCTTAAGAGAAATTCCCCGAAAAAAG CTTGAGGTTCACATTCGTGATGAATGTCCCAAAACTGAAGTTGACTGCGAATACAAGCACTTAGGATGTGCGGCTGTG TTCCTAAGACCAAACGCCAAGTCTCACTCAGAAACCCAAGTTGAAGAACATTTGAACTTGGCTGTTAGCAAACTGAAAGTCACTCAGGAGCTCGTTAGCCATCTGAACTGTCAGGTACAGAAGATGGAGCAAGTGATGGCCAATTTTGAAGAAACGTCACAGCAGATGGAGCGACTGAAGACCGAAGATCTAGAGAAATCAAAGCAGATAGAGCGATTGATTGCCAGAGATGTTGAGAAGACAAAGCAGATTGAACAGCTAGTTGGCAGAGATGAGGAGAAGTGTAGGGAGATGGAGCAATTGATGAAAAAGGTTCAAGAACAAACACAGCAGATAGAAAGGCTCAGAATGATGGCAAGGAAGTGTGCTCCTTTTGTTTGGAAAATCTCCAACTTCCAAGCCGTGTTAAACAGAGCAAACAGAGGATTTCACCCCCAAAACATTTTACTAAgcgaaaaattttatttgtccGAGAATGGCTACAAATCGCGTATCAAACTAGTACTATATCACAAAGAACGTTTCTTGTCTCTTTATATCAGGATTGTTCCTGGAAAATTTGATTCGTTGTTATCCTGGCCATTTCTTGAAAAAGTGCGCCTTTCGCTGATCGATCAAAACCCATGCAAAGATAAAAGGAAGGATTTATCAGATGTTTTGGACTTTGAGAAGAGGAAAGAACGTGTTACCAAACCTATGGAAGACGACCGATTTGATTTTGGCATTAACATTCCTCATGAAGTTTTACGAACACGATCATATATCATGAACGATATGATTTGCATAattgttagaaaagaaaattga
- the LOC131775774 gene encoding TNF receptor-associated factor 4 isoform X2 — translation MESLLRQPLPTCPADRQPLSSEKIIPAAAHQQKLPTRSVKCSNVGCPWIGDQRAVGKHHSECLLKVLQCPNSGCTEHLTKQDMTTHAAFDCSWRKIDCKYCGETFIKNQRQEHFDVCQRVPVQCTNKCGLTDIPRDKLEVHIRDECPNTEVYCEFKNLGCEAKFPRSNTKSHLESNVEFHLNIALLGLEATRHRVRALVGMVKDRSKKIEGLEKGVSKDSDRSQPIAKRKGATECSLFVWTITNFQAVYERACSGKQEVILSEPFYLIKNGYRYQIKMMPNGGAAASDPVGDNSYKGLWLSLFVKVVPGEFDSLLSWPCREKIRLTIIDQNRSQDKKKNISTVIDLSKQECPRPLSGRGEGIGCPEFVSQGVLRNGAYVKNNAIFVMASKV, via the exons ATGGAATCCTTATTGAG ACAGCCGTTGCCGACATGCCCAGCTGATCGCCAGCCATTGTCAAGTGAGAAG ATTATACCAGCTGCCGCTCATCAACAGAAATTACCGACTCGTTCTGTGAAGTGTTCCAACGTTGGATGTCCTTGGATAGGAGACCAGCGGGCAGTGGGG AAACATCACTCGGAGTGCCTGCTGAAAGTCCTACAGTGTCCAAACTCAGGATGCACGGAACATTTGACGAAACAAGACATGACAACACACGCAGCATTTGATTGTTCATGGAGGAAAATAGATTGCAAGTATTGCGGAGAAACATTTATTAAGAATCAGAGGCAG GAACATTTTGATGTTTGCCAGAGGGTTCCTGTTCAATGTACCAACAAGTGCGGATTAACTGATATCCCACGAGATAAG ttgGAGGTTCACATTCGTGACGAATGTCCTAATACTGAGGTTTATTGTGAATTCAAGAATTTAGGATGTGAAGCAAAG tTCCCACGATCAAATACCAAGTCGCACTTGGAATCCAACGTTGAATTTCATCTCAACATAGCTCTTCTTGGTCTCGAAGCCACGCGCCATCGAGTTCGTGCTCTGGTTGGTATGGTGAAGGATCGGTCAAAGAAGATAGAAGGACTAGAAAAGGGCGTGTCAAAGGACAGTGATCGCTCTCAACCAATAGCAAAGCGGAAGGGAGCAACTGAATGCTCTCTCTTTGTTTGGACAATAACTAATTTTCAAGCTGTTTACGAGCGAGCATGTTCTGGGAAACAAGAAGTCATTCTAAGTGAACccttttatttgattaaaaacgGGTATCGATATCAAATCAAAATGATGCCAAACGGAGGTGCAGCTGCGTCAGATCCTGTTGGAGATAATTCATATAAGGGACTTTGGTTGTCGCTCTTTGTTAAAGTTGTTCCTGGTGAATTTGATTCCTTACTATCGTGGCCGTGCAGGGAGAAAATACGGCTGACAATTATTGATCAAAACCGGAGTcaggataagaaaaaaaacatatcgaCTGTTATTGACTTGAGCAAACAAGAATGTCCTCGACCTTTAAGCGGAAGGGGTGAAGGAATTGGCTGTCCCGAGTTTGTTTCTCAAGGCGTTTTGCGAAACGGGGCATATgttaaaaataatgcaatttttGTAATGGCTAGCAAGGTGTAG
- the LOC131775774 gene encoding TNF receptor-associated factor 4 isoform X1, with translation MERLITHVRRLPVRKKKTRGTPVSGCEITANFCGQPLPTCPADRQPLSSEKIIPAAAHQQKLPTRSVKCSNVGCPWIGDQRAVGKHHSECLLKVLQCPNSGCTEHLTKQDMTTHAAFDCSWRKIDCKYCGETFIKNQRQEHFDVCQRVPVQCTNKCGLTDIPRDKLEVHIRDECPNTEVYCEFKNLGCEAKFPRSNTKSHLESNVEFHLNIALLGLEATRHRVRALVGMVKDRSKKIEGLEKGVSKDSDRSQPIAKRKGATECSLFVWTITNFQAVYERACSGKQEVILSEPFYLIKNGYRYQIKMMPNGGAAASDPVGDNSYKGLWLSLFVKVVPGEFDSLLSWPCREKIRLTIIDQNRSQDKKKNISTVIDLSKQECPRPLSGRGEGIGCPEFVSQGVLRNGAYVKNNAIFVMASKV, from the exons ATGGAACGTTTGATCACGCATGTTCGAAGACTTCCGGTCCGAAAGAAGAAAACGAGAGGGACACCAGTGAGTGGGTGCGAAATCACGGCAAATTTCTGCGG ACAGCCGTTGCCGACATGCCCAGCTGATCGCCAGCCATTGTCAAGTGAGAAG ATTATACCAGCTGCCGCTCATCAACAGAAATTACCGACTCGTTCTGTGAAGTGTTCCAACGTTGGATGTCCTTGGATAGGAGACCAGCGGGCAGTGGGG AAACATCACTCGGAGTGCCTGCTGAAAGTCCTACAGTGTCCAAACTCAGGATGCACGGAACATTTGACGAAACAAGACATGACAACACACGCAGCATTTGATTGTTCATGGAGGAAAATAGATTGCAAGTATTGCGGAGAAACATTTATTAAGAATCAGAGGCAG GAACATTTTGATGTTTGCCAGAGGGTTCCTGTTCAATGTACCAACAAGTGCGGATTAACTGATATCCCACGAGATAAG ttgGAGGTTCACATTCGTGACGAATGTCCTAATACTGAGGTTTATTGTGAATTCAAGAATTTAGGATGTGAAGCAAAG tTCCCACGATCAAATACCAAGTCGCACTTGGAATCCAACGTTGAATTTCATCTCAACATAGCTCTTCTTGGTCTCGAAGCCACGCGCCATCGAGTTCGTGCTCTGGTTGGTATGGTGAAGGATCGGTCAAAGAAGATAGAAGGACTAGAAAAGGGCGTGTCAAAGGACAGTGATCGCTCTCAACCAATAGCAAAGCGGAAGGGAGCAACTGAATGCTCTCTCTTTGTTTGGACAATAACTAATTTTCAAGCTGTTTACGAGCGAGCATGTTCTGGGAAACAAGAAGTCATTCTAAGTGAACccttttatttgattaaaaacgGGTATCGATATCAAATCAAAATGATGCCAAACGGAGGTGCAGCTGCGTCAGATCCTGTTGGAGATAATTCATATAAGGGACTTTGGTTGTCGCTCTTTGTTAAAGTTGTTCCTGGTGAATTTGATTCCTTACTATCGTGGCCGTGCAGGGAGAAAATACGGCTGACAATTATTGATCAAAACCGGAGTcaggataagaaaaaaaacatatcgaCTGTTATTGACTTGAGCAAACAAGAATGTCCTCGACCTTTAAGCGGAAGGGGTGAAGGAATTGGCTGTCCCGAGTTTGTTTCTCAAGGCGTTTTGCGAAACGGGGCATATgttaaaaataatgcaatttttGTAATGGCTAGCAAGGTGTAG